In a genomic window of Onychostoma macrolepis isolate SWU-2019 chromosome 08, ASM1243209v1, whole genome shotgun sequence:
- the si:ch211-163l21.10 gene encoding basal body-orientation factor 1 — MPKKKGNKGKGKGKGKKEGKHESKADKESEIEKFKSNADLWEAKFNITEISRVEYREATRALAKANEELANQQYRAEKDTNDIIAFLKRTDREKTATIAALEEQLKREKAKALQEKDLLVAEYMQKIDALEDRFKQRSSDFQRMQGELKTIKHFRKIKANLEEDLISMREKMYIADRGHQESLARTEYKFYTARIHLEKEAEQKITQLAQQAHHEAIAQLGTASHTVFKENVRLNEALNYYLKEAEEMKRTNVTLTEKNASLALLKETNELMRKEGDSQLRSQQNEISELRAKLVTLEQALGIISGEFEQEREEVERHAMVSMQANSVDLERLEMLLAAREKELGQVKRLAQSIIEQRKELELFFHEALDHVRKEIRTQQHLYRQEALKAYRWRMNEARAGRLEYPRIRTFSNAPRSTNDVQTDLEEADKWSNLKSSSVDISDLTWEQKERLLNLLFAKLNGQKTRKPAHLPALSTSSSEKIQVGSDAGFTEEKRSLTFITQMPMSNMTSDSCVLPALKST; from the exons ATGCcgaaaaagaaaggaaacaaGGGCAAGGGAAAAGG aaaaggtaagaaagaaGGCAAGCATGAGTCTAAAGCCGACAAGGAGTCAGAGATCGAAAAGTTCAAATCAAACGCTGATTTATGGGAGGCGAAGTTTAATATCACGGAAATTTCGCGTGTCGAGTATCGTGAAGCTACTCGCGCGCTCGCTAAAGCCAACGAGGAGCTCGCGAACCAGCAATATAGAGCCGAGAAAGACACAAACGATATTATTGCTTTTCTGAAGAGAACAGACCGTGAAAAGACAGCAACG ATTGCTGCATTAGAAGAGcaactaaaaagagaaaaagcgAAGGCTTTACAAGAGAAAGACCTTCTG GTGGCTGAATACATGCAGAAGATTGATGCTTTAGAAGACAGGTTTAAGCAGAGGTCAAGCGACTTCCAGAGGATGCAGGGCGAGCTCAAAACCATTAAGCATTTTCGCAAAATAAAGGCCAATCTGGAAGAAGACCTGATCAGT ATGAgagaaaaaatgtatattgctGACCGTGGACACCAAGAGAGTCTGGCGAGAACAGAGTACAAGTTCTACACAGCACGA ATTCACCTTGAGAAGGAAGCGGAGCAAAAGATCACTCAGCTTGCACAGCAAGCACATCATGAAGCTATTGC GCAGCTCGGTACAGCGTCACATACTGTGTTCAAGGAGAATGTACGATTGAATGAGGCACTGAATTATTACCTGAAAGAGGCGGAGGAAATGAAGCGGACAAATGTAACCTTGACAGAGAAGAATGCTTCCCTTGCTCTCTTAAAG GAGACAAATGAACTGATGAGAAAAGAAGGCGATTCCCAGCTGAGGTCCCAGCAAAATGAGATCTCCGAGCTGAGGGCTAAATTGGTCACACTTGAGCAAGCTCTGGGCATCATATCTGGGGAGTTTGAGCAGGAGAGAGAGGAGGTGGAGCGGCATGCCATGGTCAGTATGCAGGCCAACAGCGTAGACCTCGAGAGGTTGGAAATGCTTCTAGCTGCCCGCGAGAAGGAGCTGGGCCAAGTGAAACGGCTGGCTCAAAGCATCATCGAGCAGCGCAAAGAACTTGAACTCTTTTTTCATGAAGCTCTTGACCATGTGAGGAAGGAAATAAGAACACAGCAACATCTCTACAG ACAGGAGGCTCTGAAGGCCTATCGCTGGAGGATGAATGAGGCTCGGGCTGGAAGGTTGGAGTATCCTCGTATACGGACCTTCTCTAATGCCCCACGCAGCACCAATGATGTTCAGACTGACCTGGAAGAAGCTGACAAATG GAGCAACTTGAAAAGCTCCAGTGTGGATATTTCTGATCTAACATGGGAGCAGAAAGAGAGACTACTCAATCTGCTTTTTGCTAAATTGAATGGGCAAAAAACAag GAAACCAGCCCATCTTCCAGCTCTATCAACATCTTCCTCTGAGAAGATCCAGGTTGGCAGTGATGCAGG GTTTACTGAAGAAAAACGTAGCCTGACCTTTATAACCCAGATGCCAATGTCCAATATGACCTCTGACTCCTGTGTTCTACCAGCCCTTAAGAGCACATGA
- the zgc:195245 gene encoding LOW QUALITY PROTEIN: protein FAM107B (The sequence of the model RefSeq protein was modified relative to this genomic sequence to represent the inferred CDS: inserted 1 base in 1 codon), with product MSFNVMSTTSITEHKQXQTLNEGHSLDTRRTMLDLNTTKKQSTVCVERPGFRHHRKENYACHSPVSQQSTDSGDEFSPLRKLNGSPGECPSRQNLHKELLLSHKRGLLLEEKPELQRVLQQRRLDLHREEELALRPPSDLEQELRKRQQKLQEYEMEEQRRIEDEKNVPEFVRVKENLRRIQLTE from the exons ATGAGCTTCAACGTAATGTCTACAACAAGCATCACTGAACATAAAC AGCAAACGCTGAACGAAGGCCACAGCCTCGACACTAGACGCACAATGCTGGACCTGAACACGACAAAAAAGCAATCAACTGTATGCGTGGAG CGGCCAGGATTCAGACATCACAGAAAAG AGAATTATGCGTGTCATTCCCCTGTGTCCCAGCAAAGCACAGACAGTGGAGATGAGTTCAGTCCGCTCCGGAAACTGAATGGCTCACCCGGCGAGTGTCCCAGTCGCCAGAATCTCCATAAGGAGCTTCTGCTCAGCCACAAGAG agGCCTGTTGTTGGAGGAGAAACCAGAATTGCAGCGTGTGTTACAGCAGAGGAGGCTTGACCTGCACAGAGAGGAGGAACTTGCCCTCCGACCTCCTTCTGACCTGGAACAAGAGCTCCGTaagagacagcagaaactgcaggAG TATGAGATGGAGGAACAAAGGCGCATAGAGGATGAGAAAAATGTTCCAGAATTTGTCAGAGTGAAAGAAAATCTGCGTCGTATACAGTTGACGGAATAA
- the elapor1 gene encoding endosome/lysosome-associated apoptosis and autophagy regulator 1 isoform X1, giving the protein MYSSHVLFNVGRQRVSVIFLLHLLLTGATELPSCKESDYHFEYTDCDVLGSRWRVAIPNKPETCTGLPDPVKGTHCTFSCNEGEFLDMRTQECQKCVAGTYSLGTGVAFDEWDTLPTGFVSHGISMNLGDTHTNCSNSTWIPKGDYIASNTDECTSTLSYAVSLKKPGSVSFQYFYPDNHMFFEFYVQNDQCQSTDSQRRWMKISESDWDYHYVQLSSGNNVLYWRTTGFSLAANTAKPVLLKNIAISGVSYTSECFHCKPGTYSDKPGAARCVPCPANSYSNKGATACQPCEADKYSGNGSGTCLQRPPCTTTDYFHTHTPCDSSGQTQLMYKWMEPKICSETAEGAVQLPASGEMMACPPCNPGFFSNNTSTCEPCPQGFYSNGTECSECPAGTEPVVGFEYKWWNTMPSNIRSSVFSSEYRSTERNTGWEVAGEYIYTTPSNQDSDYMMLALTVPGYSLPHSLSEDNERVQLSRITFVFETKCTADCKLYFMAGQNEWSNIVESWSGTIGKQSYSYLIKSNNTVSFTWGFQRTGIFSMKNEYSSDYAKIYSVHLTNVIGGVASECRQCALAAVDSESACVPCPPGHYMLNGTGVCKSCPSNTIIRPEQPIGKQACIPCGPNTYSNEGRSACMSDCTLALHHKGDMLNYDFSTLANVTGFQSSPLFTSKGLQYFHHFSVALCGTENRALASCVENVTESKRDVKGYICQSTVVPSEVRDQSVVSSQPFSIGDSLIGVTTDFKFDDISSLDGNFPVESELPDVIFYYRSRETTQACKNARSASIRLRCDPTVILKNHVSLPSNCSEGTCDGCSFHFLWRSQYACPLCSERNYKEIVSACIQGIQRTTYVWQQPLRCTGGVSLPPQKISACVTLDFWLKFGVSIGTVAAILLITISCYFWKRTRKLQYKYSKLMMTAGDKECELPAADSCAIMEGEDAEDDLIYLSKKSFFTKIKSFSRERTSDGFDSVPLKSSAAQEMEMN; this is encoded by the exons ATGTATTCAAGTCATGTGCTTTTCAATGTTGGAAGGCAAAGAGTTTCTGTTATTTTTCTGCTTCACTTACTTTTAACGGGGGCAACGGAATTACCCAGCTGCAAAGAG TCCGATTATCATTTTGAGTACACAGACTGTGACGTTTTGGGCTCTCGATGGAGAGTAGCGATACCCAACAAGCCTGAGACCTGCACTGGCCTGCCTGATCCAGTCAAAGGCACCCACTGCA CATTTAGCTGTAATGAAGGTGAATTTCTGGACATGAGAACTCAAGAGTGTCAGAAATGCGTTGCAGGGACCTATTCTCTTGGGACGGGTGTTGCTTTCGACGAGTGGGACACTTTGCCCACAGGCTTTGTCAGCCATGGCATCAGTATGAACTTAGGAGACACTCACACAAATTGCTCCAA CTCAACATGGATCCCAAAAGGTGATTATATTGCCTCTAACACAGATGAGTGCACTTCAACTCTTTCATATGCTGTGAGTCTAAAGAAGCCCGGATCTGTGTCCTTCCAATACTTCTATCCAGACAACCACATGTTTTTTGAATTTTAT GTTCAGAATGACCAGTGTCAGTCTACAGACTCTCAGCGTCGCTGGATGAAGATATCAGAAAGTGATTGGGATTACCATTAT GTGCAGCTGAGTAGTGGTAACAATGTCTTGTACTGGAGAACAACAGGTTTCTCTCTGGCTGCCAATACTGCCAAGCCAGTTCTACTGAAGAACATTGCCATCTCAG GTGTCTCGTATACATCTGAGTGTTTTCACTGTAAGCCTGGTACCTATAGTGATAAACCAGGGGCTGCCCGCTGTGTGCCATGCCCTGCTAATTCATATTCTAATAAGGGAGCCACTGCGTGCCAACCCTGTGAGGCAGACAAATATTCAG GAAATGGATCTGGAACCTGTCTACAGCGACCACCCTGCACGACAACTGATTACTTCCATACTCACACACCATGTGACTCCAGTGGTCAG acacAACTGATGTATAAGTGGATGGAGCCAAAGATCTGCAGTGAGACTGCGGAGGGGGCAGTGCAGCTTCCGGCTTCAGGGGAGATGATGGCCTGCCCTCCGTGCAATCCAGGATTCTTCTCCAACAACACTTCCACCTGTGAACCCTGCCCACAAGGCTTCTATTCAAATGGGACAG AATGCTCAGAGTGTCCTGCTGGAACGGAACCAGTCGTGGGTTTTGAATATAAATGGTGGAACACAATGCCCAGCAATATAAGGAGTTCAGTCTTCAGCTCAGAATACAGAAGCACTGAGAGGAACACAG GCTGGGAGGTTGCAGGCGAGTACATCTATACCACACCAAGCAATCAGGACTCTGACTACATGATGCTAGCACTCACAGTACCTGGATACAG CCTGCCTCATTCCCTGAGTGAAGACAACGAGAGAGTTCAGCTTTCCAGAATAACATTTGTGTTTGAAACAAAGTGTACAGCTGATTGTAAACTGTATTTCATGGCA GGGCAAAATGAATGGAGTAATATCGTGGAGAGTTGGTCTGGCACTATAGGGAAGCAGTCTTACTCTTACCTTATTAAAAGCAACAACACCGTTAGCTTCACCTGGGGTTTTCAGCGTACTGGGATCTTCagtatg AAAAATGAATACAGCTCTGACTATGCTAAGATCTACTCTGTCCACCTCACTAATGTGATTGGGGGTGTGGCATCAGAATGTCGTCAGTGTGCTCTGGCTGCCGTTGACTCTGAGTCTGCCTGCGTCCCATGCCCTCCAGGACACTACATGCTTAACGGCACTGGAGTGTGTAAAAGCTGTCCCTCAAATACCATTATCAGGCCCGAGCAGCCAATCGGAAAGCAAGCCTGCATACCTTGCGGACCCAATACTTACAGTAATGAA GGCCGTTCTGCGTGCATGAGTGACTGTACATTAGCACTGCATCATAAAGGAGATATGCTGAATTATGATTTCTCTACGCTGGCAAATGTCACTGGCTTCCAGAGCAGCCCACTCTTCACCAGTAAAGGGCTGCAGTATTTCCACCATTTCAGTGTGGCGCTGTGTGGGACAGAA AACAGAGCTCTTGCATCCTGTGTGGAAAATGTAACTGAAAGCAAGAGGGATGTAAAAGGCTACATCTGTCAGTCTACCGTAGTGCCTTCTGAGGTCAGGGATCAGAGTGTTGTGTCCTCTCAGCCCTTCAGTATTGGAGATAGCTTAATTG GAGTGACAACTGACTTCAAATTTGATGACATCTCGTCATTGGATGGCAACTTTCCTGTTGAATCAGAGCTGCCTGATGTCATATTCTACTACAG ATCTAGAGAAACGACACAAGCGTGTAAAAATGCAAGATCAGCCTCCATTAGGCTCCGATGTGATCCCACTGTAATACTGAAGAACCATGTTTCCCTACCAAG CAACTGTTCAGAGGGCACCTGTGATGGCTGCTCGTTTCATTTCCTGTGGCGCTCCCAGTATGCCTGTCCTCTCTGTTCTGAGAGGAACTATAAAGAGATTGTGAGCGCTTGTATCCAAGGAATTCAG AGAACTACCTATGTGTGGCAGCAACCTCTGAGGTGCACAGGTGGGGTGTCACTGCCTCCTCAGAAGATCAGTGCCTGTGTGACGCTGGACTTCTGGCTGAAGTTTGGTGTCTCCATCGGAACTGTGGCTGCTATATTGCTCATTACTATCAGCTGCTACTTCTGGAAAAGGACACGCAA GCTGCAGTATAAGTACTCAAAGTTAATGATGACTGCAGGAGATAAGGAGTGTGAACTTCCGGCTGCAGATAGCTGTGCCATCATGGAGGGAGAAGATGCAGAGGATGACCTCATCTACCTCTCCAAGAAATCTTTCTTCACCAAGATCAAGTCATTTTCCCGAGAG AGAACGTCAGATGGCTTTGATTCTGTTCCTCTAAAATCATCAGCTGCACAGGAGATGGAGATGAACTAG
- the elapor1 gene encoding endosome/lysosome-associated apoptosis and autophagy regulator 1 isoform X2 codes for MRTQECQKCVAGTYSLGTGVAFDEWDTLPTGFVSHGISMNLGDTHTNCSNSTWIPKGDYIASNTDECTSTLSYAVSLKKPGSVSFQYFYPDNHMFFEFYVQNDQCQSTDSQRRWMKISESDWDYHYVQLSSGNNVLYWRTTGFSLAANTAKPVLLKNIAISGVSYTSECFHCKPGTYSDKPGAARCVPCPANSYSNKGATACQPCEADKYSGNGSGTCLQRPPCTTTDYFHTHTPCDSSGQTQLMYKWMEPKICSETAEGAVQLPASGEMMACPPCNPGFFSNNTSTCEPCPQGFYSNGTECSECPAGTEPVVGFEYKWWNTMPSNIRSSVFSSEYRSTERNTGWEVAGEYIYTTPSNQDSDYMMLALTVPGYSLPHSLSEDNERVQLSRITFVFETKCTADCKLYFMAGQNEWSNIVESWSGTIGKQSYSYLIKSNNTVSFTWGFQRTGIFSMKNEYSSDYAKIYSVHLTNVIGGVASECRQCALAAVDSESACVPCPPGHYMLNGTGVCKSCPSNTIIRPEQPIGKQACIPCGPNTYSNEGRSACMSDCTLALHHKGDMLNYDFSTLANVTGFQSSPLFTSKGLQYFHHFSVALCGTENRALASCVENVTESKRDVKGYICQSTVVPSEVRDQSVVSSQPFSIGDSLIGVTTDFKFDDISSLDGNFPVESELPDVIFYYRSRETTQACKNARSASIRLRCDPTVILKNHVSLPSNCSEGTCDGCSFHFLWRSQYACPLCSERNYKEIVSACIQGIQRTTYVWQQPLRCTGGVSLPPQKISACVTLDFWLKFGVSIGTVAAILLITISCYFWKRTRKLQYKYSKLMMTAGDKECELPAADSCAIMEGEDAEDDLIYLSKKSFFTKIKSFSRERTSDGFDSVPLKSSAAQEMEMN; via the exons ATGAGAACTCAAGAGTGTCAGAAATGCGTTGCAGGGACCTATTCTCTTGGGACGGGTGTTGCTTTCGACGAGTGGGACACTTTGCCCACAGGCTTTGTCAGCCATGGCATCAGTATGAACTTAGGAGACACTCACACAAATTGCTCCAA CTCAACATGGATCCCAAAAGGTGATTATATTGCCTCTAACACAGATGAGTGCACTTCAACTCTTTCATATGCTGTGAGTCTAAAGAAGCCCGGATCTGTGTCCTTCCAATACTTCTATCCAGACAACCACATGTTTTTTGAATTTTAT GTTCAGAATGACCAGTGTCAGTCTACAGACTCTCAGCGTCGCTGGATGAAGATATCAGAAAGTGATTGGGATTACCATTAT GTGCAGCTGAGTAGTGGTAACAATGTCTTGTACTGGAGAACAACAGGTTTCTCTCTGGCTGCCAATACTGCCAAGCCAGTTCTACTGAAGAACATTGCCATCTCAG GTGTCTCGTATACATCTGAGTGTTTTCACTGTAAGCCTGGTACCTATAGTGATAAACCAGGGGCTGCCCGCTGTGTGCCATGCCCTGCTAATTCATATTCTAATAAGGGAGCCACTGCGTGCCAACCCTGTGAGGCAGACAAATATTCAG GAAATGGATCTGGAACCTGTCTACAGCGACCACCCTGCACGACAACTGATTACTTCCATACTCACACACCATGTGACTCCAGTGGTCAG acacAACTGATGTATAAGTGGATGGAGCCAAAGATCTGCAGTGAGACTGCGGAGGGGGCAGTGCAGCTTCCGGCTTCAGGGGAGATGATGGCCTGCCCTCCGTGCAATCCAGGATTCTTCTCCAACAACACTTCCACCTGTGAACCCTGCCCACAAGGCTTCTATTCAAATGGGACAG AATGCTCAGAGTGTCCTGCTGGAACGGAACCAGTCGTGGGTTTTGAATATAAATGGTGGAACACAATGCCCAGCAATATAAGGAGTTCAGTCTTCAGCTCAGAATACAGAAGCACTGAGAGGAACACAG GCTGGGAGGTTGCAGGCGAGTACATCTATACCACACCAAGCAATCAGGACTCTGACTACATGATGCTAGCACTCACAGTACCTGGATACAG CCTGCCTCATTCCCTGAGTGAAGACAACGAGAGAGTTCAGCTTTCCAGAATAACATTTGTGTTTGAAACAAAGTGTACAGCTGATTGTAAACTGTATTTCATGGCA GGGCAAAATGAATGGAGTAATATCGTGGAGAGTTGGTCTGGCACTATAGGGAAGCAGTCTTACTCTTACCTTATTAAAAGCAACAACACCGTTAGCTTCACCTGGGGTTTTCAGCGTACTGGGATCTTCagtatg AAAAATGAATACAGCTCTGACTATGCTAAGATCTACTCTGTCCACCTCACTAATGTGATTGGGGGTGTGGCATCAGAATGTCGTCAGTGTGCTCTGGCTGCCGTTGACTCTGAGTCTGCCTGCGTCCCATGCCCTCCAGGACACTACATGCTTAACGGCACTGGAGTGTGTAAAAGCTGTCCCTCAAATACCATTATCAGGCCCGAGCAGCCAATCGGAAAGCAAGCCTGCATACCTTGCGGACCCAATACTTACAGTAATGAA GGCCGTTCTGCGTGCATGAGTGACTGTACATTAGCACTGCATCATAAAGGAGATATGCTGAATTATGATTTCTCTACGCTGGCAAATGTCACTGGCTTCCAGAGCAGCCCACTCTTCACCAGTAAAGGGCTGCAGTATTTCCACCATTTCAGTGTGGCGCTGTGTGGGACAGAA AACAGAGCTCTTGCATCCTGTGTGGAAAATGTAACTGAAAGCAAGAGGGATGTAAAAGGCTACATCTGTCAGTCTACCGTAGTGCCTTCTGAGGTCAGGGATCAGAGTGTTGTGTCCTCTCAGCCCTTCAGTATTGGAGATAGCTTAATTG GAGTGACAACTGACTTCAAATTTGATGACATCTCGTCATTGGATGGCAACTTTCCTGTTGAATCAGAGCTGCCTGATGTCATATTCTACTACAG ATCTAGAGAAACGACACAAGCGTGTAAAAATGCAAGATCAGCCTCCATTAGGCTCCGATGTGATCCCACTGTAATACTGAAGAACCATGTTTCCCTACCAAG CAACTGTTCAGAGGGCACCTGTGATGGCTGCTCGTTTCATTTCCTGTGGCGCTCCCAGTATGCCTGTCCTCTCTGTTCTGAGAGGAACTATAAAGAGATTGTGAGCGCTTGTATCCAAGGAATTCAG AGAACTACCTATGTGTGGCAGCAACCTCTGAGGTGCACAGGTGGGGTGTCACTGCCTCCTCAGAAGATCAGTGCCTGTGTGACGCTGGACTTCTGGCTGAAGTTTGGTGTCTCCATCGGAACTGTGGCTGCTATATTGCTCATTACTATCAGCTGCTACTTCTGGAAAAGGACACGCAA GCTGCAGTATAAGTACTCAAAGTTAATGATGACTGCAGGAGATAAGGAGTGTGAACTTCCGGCTGCAGATAGCTGTGCCATCATGGAGGGAGAAGATGCAGAGGATGACCTCATCTACCTCTCCAAGAAATCTTTCTTCACCAAGATCAAGTCATTTTCCCGAGAG AGAACGTCAGATGGCTTTGATTCTGTTCCTCTAAAATCATCAGCTGCACAGGAGATGGAGATGAACTAG